The genomic window GATTATTTCTGGATTGGGCTAGGAGTTTTTTTTGGACTGCTAAGTCATTTATCGCGCGCCTACCGTTGGAAATTCATCATTGAACCCATGGGTTACACCTTGCGTTTTCCAAACAGTATCATGGCGGTTTTTACAACCTATATTGTAAATTACACCATTCCAAGAGCTGGCGAAGTTTCACGAGCGACCATTTTAACGAATTATGAAGGCGTTCCTTTTGAGAAAGGATTTGGAACCATCATTGCCGAACGCGTCGCCGATTTAGCAGTCATGCTTTGTATTATCAGTATAAGTTTAATATTGGAGTTTGATATCATTTACAATTATCTAGTTACCGCGATTGACCCTACCAAACTGATTGTTTTAGCCCTCGTTGGAATCTTAACACTCGTTCTCGGATATCAGCTTTTTAAAAAATCAAATCATCCTTTTGTTTTAAAAATTAAAACCCTCTTGTCAGGTCTTGTTGAGGGGATTACAAGCATTTTGAAAATGAAAAAGAAATGGGCCTTTATTTTTCATACACTATTCATTTGGGGCATGTACGTACTAATGTTTTATATCACCTCTTTTTCTATCGTCGAAACAAGTCAGCTTCCGTTTTCTGCGATTCTCATTGGTTTTATTTTTGCAAGTTTCAGCATTGCAGCAACCAATGGCGGAATTGGGTCCTATCCACTCGCTATTTTTGCAGCCTTCTCTATGTTCAACATTCCTGAAGATTCGAGTATTGCATTTGGATGGGTTATGTGGACTTCACAAACCGTAATGATCATCGTATTAGGAGGTGCCTCGCTCCTCTTTTTACCGATCTACAACAGACTTTATCCAAAACAAACTTCGGAATAATATATTTCGTTTTCGGTTATTTTCTTAACTTGGCAACACAAATATTTAACTTGTTTATATGAAATTTTTTGTCCTCTCAGCCTTCCTATGTTTTAATCTAACCCTAGCTCAGACGGTTTATGAATCGATGGAATCCGAATCCTTAGGAACCTCACGCGAATTAAAAATACAACTTCCACGGAACTACGAAGAAAACACTGAAAAACACTATCCCTTAATTGTTGTTTTTGATGGGGACTACCTTTTTGAAGTCGTGGCTGGAAATGTAGATTATTATTCCTATTGGGAAGACATGCCGGAAGCCATTGTGGTAGGGGTGAATCAAGACGATTCAAGATCAGAAGATTGTAATATTTCAGTAGAAGATTACTCTCCTTCCAAAACAGGAGCTCAATTTTATGATTTTATTGAAAACGAACTCCTTACTTTTATGAGTGAAAATTACCGCAGTCTCAACTTCCGAGTCGCTGTAGGGCACGGTAAAACGGCAAATTTCATGAATCACTTTTTGTTTAATACCCGCCCTATTTTTAATGCGTTTGTTGCTTTGAGTCCGAGCTTGTCTCCTAATATGGAAGAAAATCTCACAAGAAGACTCGGTCTTGAAAGTGATTCCAAAACGTTTTATTACCTATCGACGGCTGCTTTAGATATCAAGCGAAATAAGAAAGAAATTGAGGCACTTCACACCAAGATTTCTGCTTTAGAAAACAAAAACCTCCTCTATGCATTTGACAATTTTGACGACGCAAATCATTATTCACTTGCAGCCCAATCCATTCCAAAAGCGTTACAAAGTATATTTTTAGTATTTCAACCGATTAGCAAGGCGGAGTATAAGGAACACATCTTAACTTTAGAGACCTCGCCTGTAGATTATCTCCTTGAAAAATATGATACGATCGAAACCTTATTTGGTATCGAAAAGCAAATACTCATAAATGATTTTAGAGCCATTGCAGCAGCCATCCAAAAAACAAAACAATTTGATTACTATAAAGACTTAGGGAAAATTGCTAGAGATCAGCGCCCCAATACGGTTTTAGGAAGCTTCTTTATGGCGCGGTATTTTGAAGAAATTGGGAAGCCAGAAAAAGCAATGGACATCTATAGATCGGCCTACACTCTTGAAGAGGTTGAAGGCTACACAAAAGATGAAATGCTTGAAAGAGCAGATGAAATTAAACAAGAATTCGGACTCTAATGGCTAAAGTAAAAACCACCTTTTTTTGTCAGAGCTGTGGGGCTCAATCTGCCAAATGGCAAGGACAATGTACCTCCTGTAAATCTTGGAATACGATTGTAGAAGAATTGGTTCAGAAACCCGATAAAAAAGATTGGAAAACGGGGAATCAAAGCGCCCCAAACCGGGTCTCGAAACCTTTAAAAATCTCTGAAATTGACACTACCAAAACCGTTCGAATGGATACGGCTGATGGGGAGTTAAATCGCGTTTTAGGAGGCGGGATTGTCCCTGGGTCTCTCACCCTTTTGGGAGGAGAGCCGGGCATAGGAAAAAGCACACTGATGCTTCAAGTATCTTTAAAACTACCCTATAAAACGCTGTACGTTTCAGGGGAAGAAAGTCAAAAACAAATCAAATTACGTGCAGAACGCATTCAACCACTGAATGATACTTGCTACATTTTAACCGAAACAAAAACTCAACTTATATTCAAACAAATTGAAGCACTTCAACCCGATGTGGTGATTATTGATTCGATTCAAACTTTACAAAGTGATTACCTTGAAGCTTCTGCTGGAAGCGTATCTCAAATAAAAGAATGCACAACGGAGCTCATTAAATTTGCAAAAGAAACAGCAACGCCTGTTATTTTAATAGGACACATCACCAAAGACGGTTCTATTGCAGGACCAAAAATATTAGAGCATATGGTAGATACCGTGCTTCAGTTTGAAGGCGATAGAAATCATGTGTTTAGAATTTTAAGAGCCCACAAAAACCGTTTTGGATCCACCCACGAATTGGGGATTTATGAAATGCTAGGAACAGGCTTGCGGGAAGTTACCAATCCCTCAGAAATTCTCATTTCCAAAAAAGACGAAGCCTTATCAGGCAACGCTATTGCGGTTACACTCGAAGGAGTTCGCCCCTTACTCATTGAAGTTCAAGCACTGGTCAGTACCGCGGTTTATGGAACCCCACAACGCAGTGCAACAGGTTTTAACGCCAAACGTCTCAATATGTTGTTGGCAGTTTTAGAAAAACGTGCCGGCTTTAGACTCGGCGCAAAAGATGTATTTTTAAATATTACAGGAGGTATTAATGTGGACGATCCCGCGATAGATTTAGCAGTGGTCGCAGCCATTTTATCGTCTAATGACGATGAGGCCTTGGCCAAGAATTTTTGTTTTGCCGGTGAAGTTGGTTTGTCTGGAGAAATCCGACCTGTTCAGCGTGTGGACCAACGAATTTTAGAAGCTGAAAAATTAGGCTTTGAAATTATATTTGTTTCAAAACACAATAAAATAGGACTTAAAAACACCGCAATCAAAGTTCAGCTGCTCACCAAAATCGAGGACCTGGTTCAGATTATAGGCTAGTTGAAACCAAAAAAAGCTGTCAAAAAAAGTTTTTCTTTGTCAATCTGAACCTGCCTACCGTCAGGCAGGGTCAGATTGACAGATCTTTTACTTTTCTAGACAGACTCTTGTGAAATACCGATTGCGATTAACAGTGCTCGTTATACGCATCCATTAAGTTTTCTGCAATCAATTCTGCAGGGCGTCCTTCGATATGATGACGCTCAAGCATGTGCACCAATTCACCATCTTTAAACAAGGCCATACAAGGCGAGCTTGGAGGAAACGGAACCATATGTGCTCTCGCTTTATCAACCGCTTCTTTATCAACGCCTGCAAATACCGTAACGGATTGAACGGGACGTTTGTCATTTTCTAAACTCATGATGGCACCTGGGCGCGCGTTGGCAGCTGCACAACCACAAACGGAATTGACTACGATTAAAGTCGTGCCAGATTGTGCTAAAGCAGTGTCCACAGCTTCGGCGGTATGTAATTCTTCAAAACCTACTTGTGTTAAATGTTCACGCATGGGTTTTACTAATTCTGCTGGATACATGTGTATTTATTTTTAATTAAGGTACAAAGATACACATTTGTCGGGCAATTAGATTCATTTTTAAGAATGTCAAATGTTAAATTGACTATAAATTAGTTCAGAAATCTCAGCGGTTGTCATCGGTTACTATTCTTTTTTTGTAGGTTTGATTTTTAATTTAATTTTTACAGATATATATGGGATTTTCAAAATGGATAGGTGCTACAATTGGATGGTCATTTGGAGGGCCCATTGGGGCTATTATAGGAATGGCAGTGGGCAGTATGCTAGACGCATCTTCTAAAGGTGGCAGCGTGAGAACTCAAAATCAATCGGCAACACGCTCGGGAGATTTTGAAGTGAGTTTATTGATATTGGCATCGATTGTCATCAAAGCAGATGGAAAGCAAGACCAGCGCGAGTTGGATTTTGTCCGTGCACAGTTTGTTCAAATGTATGGGAAAGATCGCGCCAATCAGGCCTTTAATTTATTTAAAGAAATTTCCAAACAAACCAATATTTCCACGCGACAAGTCTGTTTGCAGATTCGTCAAATGATGGACCATGCCTCGCGACTTCAGCTGATTCACTTCTTGTTTGGCATTGCAAAAGCAGATGGTCATGTGGCCGATTCGGAGGTGGATGCAATTTCTCTTATCGCCTCTTATTTGGGGATCAATCCTAGAGATTTTGAGAGTATTCAAGCCATGTTTTATAAGAGTTCGGATAGTGCGTATAAAATTTTAGAACTTGACACAAATGCCACCATGTCCGAAATTAAAACGGCTTACAGAAAAATGGCCAAAAAATACCACCCCGATAAAGTCTTGCATTTAGGAAAAGAACATCAAAAAGGGGCAGAAGAAAAGTTTAGAAAGGTTCAAGAAGCTTACGAACAACTTCAAAAAGAGAAAGGGATTTAGTAACTTGCACAAAATTTCAACTATCCATGGATCAAATTATTTCCTATCTCAGTAGTATCGACCCTATTTTAGCGGCTCTGTATGCGTCATTATTTACGTGGATTGTCACGGCTTTAGGAGCGTCTCTTGTATTTTTCTTCAAAGGCATGAATCGGGGGCTTTTAGATGGGATGCTCGGTTTTACAGGCGGTGTTATGGTGGCGGCTAGTTTTTGGAGTCTATTGGCGCCAAGCATTGAAATGAGTCCTGGCGAAGGTTTTGTAAAGGTATTTCCAGCAGCAGTTGGATTTGGATTGGGGGCATTGTTTCTTTTTGGACTGGACAAGGTGCTTCCTCATTTACATATTAATTTTAAAGAAAGTGAAAAAGAAGGTGTCAAATCGCCTTGGCATCGTACGACATTATTGGTACTTGCCATCACACTTCATAACATTCCAGAAGGCTTGGCCGTTGGCGTTCTCTTTGGAGGCGTTGCTGCGGGAATTCCTGAAGCGACTATTGGCGGTGCTGTGGCATTGGCCATTGGAATTGGAATTCAAAATTTCCCAGAAGGACTGGCGGTTTCCATGCCACTCAGACGACAAGGCGTCACAAAGTTTAAAAGTTTTTGGTACGGACAATTGTCTGCCATTGTTGAACCGATCGCCGCCGTTATTGGTGCAGTGGCAGTGACCTTTTTCACTCCCATTTTACCTTATGCTTTGGCATTTGCAGCGGGGGCTATGATTTTTGTAGTCGTTGAAGAAGTGATTCCAGAAACACAGCGCGATAAATATACCGACATTGCAACTCTTGGATTTATTGGAGGGTTTATTGTGATGATGACCTTAGATGTTGCTTTAGGTTAGCATCCACAACTGCCGTTGCCACAATCACCATCCTTTTTTTTGGACTTCCAGAGCTGTTTACGGAACAGATAAGCAAGCGCCAAAATTAAAATGGAAGCGATTACAACTGTTTGAAAGGTTTCGTTCATGTCCTTATTTTAAAAATTGAAACGCAATTAAAGCACAAATATAAGCGATGGCTGTCATTCCAATGAGCTGAAGTATTGGCCACTTCCAGCTTTTTGTTTCTCGTTTTACAATTGCCAATGTACTCATGCATTGCATGGCAAACGCATAAAACAAGAGTAAAGAAATCCCCGAAGCAAGTGTGAATACTTTGGTACCATCGGCATACGTTTCGTTCGCCATTTTGGTTTTGATAGTCTCTATGTTTTCACCTTCACTGGCGCTTCCTACACTGTAAATTGTTGCCAAAGTTCCTACAAATACTTCTCGAGCTGCAAAAGAGGCAACCAATCCAATACCCACTTTCCAATCATATCCCAAAGGTTTGATCAGGGGTTCAATGGTTTTTCCAACGATGCCTATATAAGAGTGTTCTAGCTTAAAAGCTGCAATTTGATCGTTTCGTTCATAAGTGGTTTGCGTGGCGGTTGTTTCCACATAAGACTCGGCATTTTTGAATTTATCACCAGGACCAAAAGACGCCATTACCCAAAGAATAATGGAGATGGCTAAAATGATTTTCCCGGCTTCAAACACAAAGGTTTTTGTTTTTTCAATGACCGTAATAATGACGTTTTTCAGTAAGGGCAATTTATAGTTGGGCATCTCAACCACAAAAAAGGTCTTGTGCTTTGTTTTTAAAATTCTATCGAGGATGTAAGCCGAAAAGATGGCCATTCCAAATCCAACGAGGTACAAGGCCATTAAGGTGAGTGCTTGGTAGCTGAGTCCAATAATAGAGCCTTCTGGGATTACCAAGGCGATGATGATGAGGTACACGGGCAAACGTGCCGAACAGGTGGTAAAAGGGACGACTAATATGGTAATGAGGCGTTCTTTCCAGTTTTCAATATTTCGGGTGGCCATGACGGCTGGAATGGCACAAGCCGTTCCAGAAATTAAGGGCACTAAACTTTTCCCACTCAATCCAAATCGACGCATCACGCGGTCCATCAAAAAGACCACACGACTCATATAACCACTTTCTTCTAAAATCGAAATAAACAAAAACAAAAAGGCAATTTGTGGGATAAAAATCACAATCCCTCCAATTCCGGAGACAATGCCTTCCGCAACTAAATCGGTTAACATTCCGCCACCGGGAAAGGTGTTTTTAACCCATTCTGCCAAGCTTGCAAAGGTGGTATCGATGAGGTCCATAGGGAAGGTTGCCCAGTCATAGATTGCTTGAAAAATGGTTAATAAAATCAAGAAAAAGATCACATATCCCCATACTTTATGAATGAGTAAACGGTCCAATTTACTTCGTAAGCCAGTGGCCTTGGAGCGGTCAATGGTTTGTCCTTCTTTTAAAATCGCATTGATAAATTGGTAGCGTTTGATGGCTTCTTTTTGCTGCAATCGCTTTAATTCCTGATTCGATTTTGTTTTAAATTTTGATATATCTAATTCCTGACGGGTGATTTTTCCAAAATTTGCATCTTGAGTAATCACCAACCATAATTTGTAAACATCCTGATTAGGAAACGCTTTTTGTAAACTTTGAAAATAAGTTGCGTCAATTGTGGAGGTGTCCAAACAGGGTTCCGTAGAAATGGTTTTATAATTCTCAATGAGCTGTTTGAGTTCATCAATGCCTCGATTTTTTCGGGTACTGACAAGTGCTATTTTGGTATGAAGCTTGGCTTCTAACAATCCGATATCCAAGGAGATGCCTTTGCGGTTCATCAAATCACTCATGTTAATCACCAAAATAGTGGGGATTTTGAGGTCTTTAATTTGTGTAAATAAGAGTAAATTTCGTTTTAAGTTTTCAACATCACTGACAATTATTGCGACATCGGGGTAGTCTTTATCGTTTTTATTGAGCAATAATTCGATCACCACATTTTCATCCAAAGAAGAGGCGTTGAGGCTGTAGGTGCCTGGGAGGTCCAACACATGGGCTTTGACGCCACGAGATAATTTACAAATCCCTTGCTTTTTATCGACGGTAATGCCAGGATAATTCCCCACCTTTTGATTGAGGCCTGTCAACGCATTAAACACCGAAGTTTTTCCGGTGTTAGGGTTTCCAATTAGCGCAACGTTTAGCTGTTTACTCATCTATTTTTTCGATTACAATCAGGGAGGCTGTTTCTTTTCTTATGGCCAAAAAGCTATCGTTTACATTCAGGTACATCGGGTCGGAAAAGGGGGCCAGTTGAAGTAAATGCACTTCATTCCCAGGGAGGCATCCCATTTCTAGTAATTTTAGAGGGATGTCTTCTGAAGAGCTGTCGGTAATAATGCCTTTTTCTCCTTTTTTAAGATCTGCAATGGTAAAGCGCATGCTTATTTAGATTCATTTTAAAGAAGCAAAAGTACTAAAAAGATTAGTTTTTATACGATGCTTTTAAAATTTTTATCTCTTCAAGAAGGCGGTCAATTTCCTCAGGATCGGTTCCATCGTAAAACCCACGGATTTGCCGTTTTTTATCAATCAACATAAAATTCTCGGTATGAATCATGTCAAAGGGGCCGCCGTCGCCTGCATCTTTCACTGCCAGATAGGATTTGCGTGCGAGTTCATAAATTTGTTTTTTGTCGCCTGTGACCAAGTTCCATTTGGAGGCATTCACCAATTTTTTTTTGGCGTAGCGTTTGAGTTGGGCAACGGAGTCAATTTCGGGCGTTACGGAATGGGATAGGAGTAAAATTTCAGGATCACTAATGGTTTTCTTTTGAATGTCGTACATGTGATCCGTCATAATGGGGCAGATGGTCTGGCAGGTGGTGAAGAAAAAATCGGCTACATAGATTTTATTTTTATAAAATTCATGTGTAATCGTTTCTCCATTTTGATTGATCAAGCTAAAATCTGCGATGCGGTGGTATTTTTTTTGATGTTGAATGGTGCTGTCTACCAATTCATAATTCACTTGTGCCGGCTGGTAAATAGGCAGTGCTTTTACAGGATTCAGGATGTTGTAAAACAGAGTGATAATAATGCAGGACAGCACAAAGAGGGTGGTAATGAACAGTTTGTATTTTTTTAAAAAGGAATTCATAGGGTTGTCATTGTGTTTGCAAAAGTACAATACAGAACAGAGAACTTTGAATATATCTTCCTATAAATTAAGCGTCTCAATAAAGTTTTTGTATCTAAACTGAAAACTTTACATTTGTTCACTTAATCCTACACATACTACATGGAATTTGTTATCAAAATATCACAGTTTTTATTGAGCCTCTCCTTACTGATTGTGCTGCACGAATTAGGCCATTTTATTCCGGCTAAATTATTTAAAACCCGCGTTGAAAAGTTTTACCTCTTTTTCGATGTCAAATATTCTTTGTTTAAAAAGAAAATTGGCGATACTGTTTACGGGATTGGTTGGTTGCCTTTGGGTGGCTATGTGAAGATTTCAGGGATGATTGACGAGAGCATGGACAAAGAGCAAATGGCACAAGAGCCACAGCCTTGGGAATTCCGCTCTAAGCCGTCTTGGCAACGATTGATTATCATGTTGGGTGGTGTGACCGTTAATTTTATATTGGCTGCGGTTATTTATGTTTTTATGGCGTTTTCGTATGGCGATTCTGATATTGATGCAAAAAGCATCAAAGATGGGTATATGATTACAAACCCTTTACTGATCGAACTCGGATTACAAACGGGCGATAATATTACAGCGATTAATGACCAAGAGATTGTGAATTATTCAGATTTAAAAAAGAACCTTTTGGCGGCGCAACTCGTGAGTTTCGAGCGTAACGGCGTGCCAATGACGGTGACGTTTCCTGAAGACTTTTTAGGTCAACTGAGCAGCAGCAAAAGCCGTTCCTTTTTTGAATTGAGACAACCATTTATGGTAAGTGAAATACAGGAAACCTCCTTAAATAAAGACCAAGATTTACAGAAAGGCGATGTGTTGACGAGTGTTGACGGGAAGCCTCTTAAATATTTTGATGAATTTGAAGCTTTGGCTTCAGACTACAAAGGGCAAACTGTGAACGTTACTGTTTTAAGAGCTGGGGAATCCCTTAACAAAACTCTTCAGATTGATGCCGATGGGAAGTTAGGAATTATCACAGGAGCTAGTTATTCTGCGATACAAGAACTGGGTTACTATAAAATTGTTGAAAACGAATATACATTTGGTGAAAGTATTGGGGTTGGTCTGAATCGTTTTACCTCACAGATGTCGGCATATTGGATGCAGTTAAAACTTATTTTCTCACCGAGTACAGGAGCTTATAAAGGGGTTGGTGGATTTAAAGCCATCTTCGATATTTTTCCAGACACTTGGAGTTGGGAAGCATTTTGGAGTATTACGGCCTTTTTATCGATTATGTTAGGGGTGTTGAACTTATTGCCTATTCCTGCTTTGGACGGTGGACACGTGATGTTTTTACTTTACGAAATGGTTTCTGGGCGTAAGCCAAGCGACAAGTTTATGGAGTATGCACAAACGGCTGGATTCTTTATTTTGATTGCCTTAGTGTTGTTTGCCAATGGAAATGATATTTTTAAAGCGGTATTTGGTTAAATATTATTAAAATTCTATTTGTATAGAATAAAAAATACTATATATTTGCGCTCGCAATAGCGAAAAAACACTCCTCCTTAGCTCAGTTGGTTAGAGCATCTGACTGTTAATCAGAGGGTCCTTAGTTCGAGCCTAAGAGGAGGAGCAAGTTATAAAGCCTTTACAGAAATGTAAGGGCTTTTTTTTGGTGCGTACACGCCCCTAAATTTTGCTGAAAAAATCACACTTTGGAAGAACGTAGAAAAACACTGTTTTTAGATTGACTCTCCCTTTTTTCAAACGCACAGACTTCTAAAATTCTGTTAAAAAATAGTTTAGCAATCAGAATTTAGTACCTTTAATTTATTATGAAACATGCATTCCATAAAATAGCGTCCTTATTAATGGCTTTTGTAGTCTTATTTTCTACACTGTCATTTACGGTTGACATGCACTTTTGTGGCGAAACTTTAGTAGATACCGCCCTATTTCAAAAGGCAAAAACCTGCGGAATGGAAATACAAAACCCACCTACTACTGATGGATGTACTATTTCTAAAAAGAATTGTTGTAACGACAAACAATTAGTGATTGAGGGTCAAAATGAATTGCAACTGTCTTTTGACAGCCTTTCTTTTGAACAACAACAATTTGTGGTTGCTTTGGTTTACACTTATAGCACCCTTTTTGAAGGTTTAGATTGTAATTCATCCTCTTTCGAAGCATACAAACCACCACGCGTCATAAGGCAAATCTTCAAGCTTGACGAGACGTATTTAATTTGATTTTTTTTTTAGTAATGAGTTGTAACGCAAAATAGTTTGCGTCATAACGTCTAAAGACTTTGTACTTAATTCTTTGTACTTAATACTTAAAACTCAAATCAATGCTAAATAAAAGCATCAAATTTTTAATAGAAAACAAACTCGTAGCAGTTTTAATGCTCGTTCTTTTTATCGGATGGGGAACCGTCAATGCACCGTTTAATTGGGATTTAGAGTTTTTACCAAGAAACCCCGTTGCTGTGGATGCCATTCCAGATATTGGCGAAAATCAACAAATCGTATTTACAAAATGGGAAGGCCGTTCGCCTCAAGATATAGAGGATCAAATTACCTATCCATTAACGACTTCTCTTTTAGGAATTCCGGGGGTTAAAACCATTCGAAGCTCCTCCATGTTTGGCTTTTCCAGTATCTATGTCATTTTTGAAGAAGATATTGAATTTTATTGGAGTCGGAGTCGCATTCTCGAAAAACTAAACTCTCTCCCAAATGGATTGCTTCCTAAAGATGTGAATCCAGCTTTGGGTCCTGATGCGACGGGCTTGGGACAAATTTTTTGGTACACCCTTGAGGGTCGTGACGAAAACGGGAACGTCACAGGTGGTTGGGATTTACAAGAATTGCGAAGCATTCAAGACTATTATGTAAAATATGCGTTATCCTCAGCGAGTGGCGTTTCTGAAGTGGCTTCCATTGGTGGCTACGTTCAAGAATATCAAGTGGATGTGGATCCAGAGTTGATGCGTCAATATAAAATTGGCTTGCATCATGTTGTAAAAGCGATTAAAGAAAGCAATACAGACATTGGTGCGCAGACTTTAGAAATTAACAAAGTGGAGTATTTAGTGCGTGGATTGGGTTATGTAAAATCCATTTCAGATATAGAAAACGCAGTCGTCACTTCTGAGGATTTTACGTCCATCAAAATTAAAGACATTGGCAACGTATCCTTAGGTCCTGCAACACGAAGAGGGGTATTGGACAAAGAAGGTGCGGAAGTTGTCGGTGCCGTGGTGGTTGCCAGATTCGGAGCCAATCCGATGGAAGTAATCAATAATGTAAAGGATAAAATTAACGAACTCAGTGCCGGTTTGCCTTCAAAAGTATTGAAGGATGGACGTACGTCACAAGTCACGATTATTCCTTTTTATGACCGAACAGAGTTAATTCAAGAAACCTTAGGAACCCTTAATGAAGCCTTATTAT from Formosa sp. Hel1_33_131 includes these protein-coding regions:
- a CDS encoding alpha/beta hydrolase, whose protein sequence is MKFFVLSAFLCFNLTLAQTVYESMESESLGTSRELKIQLPRNYEENTEKHYPLIVVFDGDYLFEVVAGNVDYYSYWEDMPEAIVVGVNQDDSRSEDCNISVEDYSPSKTGAQFYDFIENELLTFMSENYRSLNFRVAVGHGKTANFMNHFLFNTRPIFNAFVALSPSLSPNMEENLTRRLGLESDSKTFYYLSTAALDIKRNKKEIEALHTKISALENKNLLYAFDNFDDANHYSLAAQSIPKALQSIFLVFQPISKAEYKEHILTLETSPVDYLLEKYDTIETLFGIEKQILINDFRAIAAAIQKTKQFDYYKDLGKIARDQRPNTVLGSFFMARYFEEIGKPEKAMDIYRSAYTLEEVEGYTKDEMLERADEIKQEFGL
- a CDS encoding lysylphosphatidylglycerol synthase transmembrane domain-containing protein, with amino-acid sequence MNEKLKSALKISLPLLLGGVLVWYSLSKISIPVLLGYFKNADYFWIGLGVFFGLLSHLSRAYRWKFIIEPMGYTLRFPNSIMAVFTTYIVNYTIPRAGEVSRATILTNYEGVPFEKGFGTIIAERVADLAVMLCIISISLILEFDIIYNYLVTAIDPTKLIVLALVGILTLVLGYQLFKKSNHPFVLKIKTLLSGLVEGITSILKMKKKWAFIFHTLFIWGMYVLMFYITSFSIVETSQLPFSAILIGFIFASFSIAATNGGIGSYPLAIFAAFSMFNIPEDSSIAFGWVMWTSQTVMIIVLGGASLLFLPIYNRLYPKQTSE
- a CDS encoding BrxA/BrxB family bacilliredoxin, which codes for MYPAELVKPMREHLTQVGFEELHTAEAVDTALAQSGTTLIVVNSVCGCAAANARPGAIMSLENDKRPVQSVTVFAGVDKEAVDKARAHMVPFPPSSPCMALFKDGELVHMLERHHIEGRPAELIAENLMDAYNEHC
- the feoB gene encoding ferrous iron transport protein B translates to MSKQLNVALIGNPNTGKTSVFNALTGLNQKVGNYPGITVDKKQGICKLSRGVKAHVLDLPGTYSLNASSLDENVVIELLLNKNDKDYPDVAIIVSDVENLKRNLLLFTQIKDLKIPTILVINMSDLMNRKGISLDIGLLEAKLHTKIALVSTRKNRGIDELKQLIENYKTISTEPCLDTSTIDATYFQSLQKAFPNQDVYKLWLVITQDANFGKITRQELDISKFKTKSNQELKRLQQKEAIKRYQFINAILKEGQTIDRSKATGLRSKLDRLLIHKVWGYVIFFLILLTIFQAIYDWATFPMDLIDTTFASLAEWVKNTFPGGGMLTDLVAEGIVSGIGGIVIFIPQIAFLFLFISILEESGYMSRVVFLMDRVMRRFGLSGKSLVPLISGTACAIPAVMATRNIENWKERLITILVVPFTTCSARLPVYLIIIALVIPEGSIIGLSYQALTLMALYLVGFGMAIFSAYILDRILKTKHKTFFVVEMPNYKLPLLKNVIITVIEKTKTFVFEAGKIILAISIILWVMASFGPGDKFKNAESYVETTATQTTYERNDQIAAFKLEHSYIGIVGKTIEPLIKPLGYDWKVGIGLVASFAAREVFVGTLATIYSVGSASEGENIETIKTKMANETYADGTKVFTLASGISLLLFYAFAMQCMSTLAIVKRETKSWKWPILQLIGMTAIAYICALIAFQFLK
- the radA gene encoding DNA repair protein RadA is translated as MAKVKTTFFCQSCGAQSAKWQGQCTSCKSWNTIVEELVQKPDKKDWKTGNQSAPNRVSKPLKISEIDTTKTVRMDTADGELNRVLGGGIVPGSLTLLGGEPGIGKSTLMLQVSLKLPYKTLYVSGEESQKQIKLRAERIQPLNDTCYILTETKTQLIFKQIEALQPDVVIIDSIQTLQSDYLEASAGSVSQIKECTTELIKFAKETATPVILIGHITKDGSIAGPKILEHMVDTVLQFEGDRNHVFRILRAHKNRFGSTHELGIYEMLGTGLREVTNPSEILISKKDEALSGNAIAVTLEGVRPLLIEVQALVSTAVYGTPQRSATGFNAKRLNMLLAVLEKRAGFRLGAKDVFLNITGGINVDDPAIDLAVVAAILSSNDDEALAKNFCFAGEVGLSGEIRPVQRVDQRILEAEKLGFEIIFVSKHNKIGLKNTAIKVQLLTKIEDLVQIIG
- a CDS encoding TerB family tellurite resistance protein; amino-acid sequence: MGFSKWIGATIGWSFGGPIGAIIGMAVGSMLDASSKGGSVRTQNQSATRSGDFEVSLLILASIVIKADGKQDQRELDFVRAQFVQMYGKDRANQAFNLFKEISKQTNISTRQVCLQIRQMMDHASRLQLIHFLFGIAKADGHVADSEVDAISLIASYLGINPRDFESIQAMFYKSSDSAYKILELDTNATMSEIKTAYRKMAKKYHPDKVLHLGKEHQKGAEEKFRKVQEAYEQLQKEKGI
- a CDS encoding FeoA family protein, which gives rise to MRFTIADLKKGEKGIITDSSSEDIPLKLLEMGCLPGNEVHLLQLAPFSDPMYLNVNDSFLAIRKETASLIVIEKIDE
- a CDS encoding ZIP family metal transporter, whose amino-acid sequence is MDQIISYLSSIDPILAALYASLFTWIVTALGASLVFFFKGMNRGLLDGMLGFTGGVMVAASFWSLLAPSIEMSPGEGFVKVFPAAVGFGLGALFLFGLDKVLPHLHINFKESEKEGVKSPWHRTTLLVLAITLHNIPEGLAVGVLFGGVAAGIPEATIGGAVALAIGIGIQNFPEGLAVSMPLRRQGVTKFKSFWYGQLSAIVEPIAAVIGAVAVTFFTPILPYALAFAAGAMIFVVVEEVIPETQRDKYTDIATLGFIGGFIVMMTLDVALG
- a CDS encoding SCO family protein, with translation MNSFLKKYKLFITTLFVLSCIIITLFYNILNPVKALPIYQPAQVNYELVDSTIQHQKKYHRIADFSLINQNGETITHEFYKNKIYVADFFFTTCQTICPIMTDHMYDIQKKTISDPEILLLSHSVTPEIDSVAQLKRYAKKKLVNASKWNLVTGDKKQIYELARKSYLAVKDAGDGGPFDMIHTENFMLIDKKRQIRGFYDGTDPEEIDRLLEEIKILKASYKN
- a CDS encoding FeoB-associated Cys-rich membrane protein, whose amino-acid sequence is MNETFQTVVIASILILALAYLFRKQLWKSKKKDGDCGNGSCGC